Below is a genomic region from Laspinema palackyanum D2c.
TGGGGTCTCCATATCGGTAGGGTCGGACTGTGCGGGTGATGCCTTCGCTTGCCATTTCAGCGCGCCGATCGCTATGAACCAGGAGGCTATCTTCTTGACCCATGCGATCGACCAGAGGACAGTGACTCAGGGGTAAAACTTGAGGATAGACCACTGCCATAGCCGGGACCTGGCGCGATCGCCTGCACCAAAATAACCCCAGGGGAGTGGCTGATCTTAACTGGACCTCATGCCAGCGATAAATCCCGCGCCGTTGGGTGGGGTAGTAGTAGACCCAATGATGAATGCTATTAGGGGGGATTTCTTCGATCGCAGCTTTCATGGGTTTTCCCAAGACAAAAGGAATTAGGTCCTCGACTTGGACCAAGGTTTTTGGCTTGGCTGTCTGATTGGCGATCGCCAGGTCCAGGGTGAGGTCTTCCCCGGCGCTGACGGGTTCAATGGTAGCGCGCTGGACTTGTAAATCCCGCAGCGATCGCACCGGCAAAATTGCAGCCGTTCCCAACAAGGCAAAACTCACGCCACTGATCACATATAGCCATCCGGCCATTGTATTCGTGGCCGCGCCAAAGAAAAATATCGCTAGGATTAAGAGTAACCAACCGGCATAAGCAGGGGTGACCCAGTGAGTTTCCAGCCAGTTGGCGATGCGATGGGGGATGCGCGTTTTTTTGGAGCGAGCTGCAATGGGTTTTGCTACAGTCATAATCGATGCCTGGGGCCGTACAGTACCCGGTGGGTTGATTTTTTTATGGTAATCGGAATTTTAGGCGATCGCTACTGCCCTTGAGGATTCCAGAATAATTTCCAAAAAAAAGCTGGGCTAGAGTATCTCTAACCCAGACCGAGGGTGAACAATGAACACTGTGAATGCTTCCAGGGGTGTCCCCGATTGAGGCGCTGGGGGTTTGTCATGCCCTTGGAACTTCTAATTCTGGTAGTAGCGACGGCCTAGGGGATGTCGCTTGTGCTTTCGAGTTCTATCTTAACTCAGTGATTGCACGGATGTCAATCCTTAAATTTTTCATTGCTTTTGGAGACTCTTCCGGACATTTGCGGCAAAACATCCCCAAAAAAACCCTGGATTAAAACAGGTATCAACATTTTATCCCCGGGAAGGGCGATCGCCCTATTCTCCGTATTTGTCCCGATACTGGGGCCGATGCTACAAAACTTAACCTGGGCGGTTTCAGTCATTACATCTGGTAGATGTAATTTTCCCAAGTCATTACATCTACCAGATGTAATGACTTGATAGCTTTCGTTCGCCACGGCAGTACAATGAACATAGTGGCACGAGTGAGTCTAACGACTCAGGGAGGCAATCCGAGGCACGCCTCGGGTCCTCAGTTGGTAAAAACCTGCCTGGGTCTGACCTAGCGATACCGGCTTAATTTATTAGGCTAGAGGAATCGCGATCGCACTCCAGGCCGGAATCCAACAGTCCCGCTTTAAGCGGGTCAAGACTTACTTAAAAGTCTTGGTCAGTATATTGGTTGACCGAACGTTCTTGTGGCGTCCGAGATAGTAACAACGTGGACTTAAAACAGCTCTTCAAAACCCCGAATCCGATTATTGGTGTTGTCCATTTACTGCCCCTGCCGACCTCTCCGAGGTGGGGGGGCAGCCTCAAAACTGTCATTGAGCGAGCCGAGCGAGAGGCCACAGCGTTGGCATCAGGCGGGGTTGATGGCATTATTGTCGAAAATTTCTTTGATGCTCCCTTTACGAACGGCCAGGTCGATCCAGCCGTCGTGAGTGCCATGACCCTGATCGTGGATCGGCTGATGAACTTGGTAACGGTGCCGATCGGAATCAACGTTTTGCGAAATGACGCCTTGAGTGGATTGGCGATCGCCTCCTGTGTCGGTGCGAGCTTTATCCGAGTCAATGTCCTCACTGGGGTCATGGCGACGGATCAAGGCTTAATCGAAGGACAAGCGCACCAACTGCTACGCTATCGGCGAGAACTCGGCAGCGAGGTGAAAATTCTGGCGGATGTTTTGGTGAAACACGCGCGGCCCTTGGGTTCCCCCAACCTCACCACTGCTGTGCAAGAAACCATTGAGCGCGGTTTAGCCGATGGGGTGATTCTCTCCGGTTGGGCCACCGGGAACCCGCCTTCTTTTGAAGATTTAGAACTGGCGATCGCTGCGGCTAAAGGCACTCCGGTCTTTATTGGCAGCGGTGCCAACTGGGAGAATATTTCTACCTTAATGCAGGCAGCCAATGGGGTCATTGTCTGTAGTTCCCTCAAACGACATGGACAACTGGAACAACCCGTTGATCCGATCCGAGTCAGTCAGTTTGTAGAAGCCACTCGCCGGAGTCTCTCCCTAGAAACTCCACCCTCGTCACTGGCGGCTATCAAGCTTCATTCGGGGTGAGGGCCTTTTGAAAACAACTTGAGGAAGACATCAGGATGCAGGGGAAAAATTCATCCCTCATCCTGATCCAGCATTTTGAGCCCGATTTCTGCTCTAGTCATCCGATTTCCTGACATCCTTTTTCATCCCCCATCCCCTATCCCTCCCCCTTCATCCCCCTATCCCTCCCCTTCATCCTGCCGGGTTCCTCCTTCCATCTGGATCATTCCCCCTTCCCCCTAAGTGAATATGCCACAATCAAATTGTCCTGGCTTTGCGGCTTGAGCAATCAAGAGGGCTCCTTCGTCGAGAGTAGCGATTCTGAACCAGTCGCTCTCCGGAAAAGGGGCATCATCCCTAACATCTTTAGGCCCAAATTAAAGACAACAGAGCAAGATGCTCCCGACTGCTCATGGGAAGATGCTTCCCCGGACAAAAACTTGTCCCCTTCTGACCCGAAGCCGGATCTCAAAGAATGATTCGCGAGTTCCTGGCGCTAAAACTGGAGAGTGAAGCAGTTTTAGCTCAGTTCAGACCGTCTGTTCAACCCTAGTACCGACCGATAACATGAGTTAAGGGGGTATCACTCCCGCCAGGGAAGGGGTACCTAACCCAAAAATACTATGGGTACAGGGTAAAACCTTTGAGGCGGTAATTGTCCCGTGGAAAGTGCATCTCAAAAGCACCCCAGGCAATGTCACCCCCGTGATAGTCATCATGAATGCTCACTGGGTTTAAACCCTGGTGATGCTCGTTTCCTCCGAGGTTTAAAAACTCTCGGTTTGCACATTACCAAATTTTTCTTATGAGACGCCGACGTTCTACTCCGTGGATTTACCGCTGGTCGCGTTATATCATCGGCGCGATCGCAGTTTTGGGGGCTTTAGAAACCGCTTTTTTGACCGTGGTTGAGTTTACCGGCTCCGCTGCGGCAGTTTGTCCCACCACCGGCTGCCAAATTGTCTTAGAAAGCGAATATGCCAAAATCTTTGGGTTGCCCTTAACCCTCTTTGGGTTTTTAGGTTATACCACAATGGCGATTTTGGCCTTTGCTCCCCTCTTGGTCAAAGAAGAGACCCAAAAAGATTTGAAGTCGCAGGTAGACAACACAACCTGGTTGCTGATGTTTGCGATCGCCTCCTCTATGGTTGTGTTTAGTCTATACCTGACTTATGTCATGTTTTTTACCCTGCAAGCGGTCTGTCCTTATTGTCTGGTTTCGGCAGTATTTTCAGTCTTGCTGTTTGTCTTAACCATTATTGGGCGAGATTGGCCCGATCGCGGTCAACTGTTCTTTATCGGCATTATTGTCGGCATGATTACCCTGATTGGAGCCTTGGGGGTCTATGCCAGTGTCAATAACCCAGGGACCACAGTTTCCGCAGACAACTCGATCGTTCAGCGTCCGGCTGGACGCCCTCCCTCCAATGCAGGCTGGCCGATTTCCACCTCATCCGGTGAATCTGAAATCGCCTTAGCTCAACATCTCACTGCCGTAGGGGCGAAAGATTATAGTGCCTATTGGTGTCCTTTCTGTCATGAACAAAAGGAACTGTTTGGAAAACAAGCGATGAGTGAGATTGACTACGTTGAATGCGATCCCGCAGGCCAAAATCCCCGGCCTCAACTCTGCCGAGAGGCTCAAATTCAGGGATATCCCACATGGATCATTAACGGGGAACAGTATTCCGGGGTGCGATCGCTCTCGGAATTAGCGGAATTATCGGGCTATCAAGGGCCAACTAACTTTAAAAATGTCTCACCGGGTTCCTAACCCACCCTGAACCCCTGGATCCGAGAAATTCCCAATGCGGTTTGAGGCTGGACTCGCACTGGGAAAGTCCGGATCCCAGTCCTCCTTCTGAGCAGATTAAATTCCATCAAAAGCCGGTATTTCATGAAAATTCAGCCCCTTAAAGGTCCAAAACTACTCTGGAGTTCCCTGCGGCAACGGTGGCAACATAGACTTCCCGACTGGAGTGGGAGCATCTGGCTTCCCTTTAAGGCTGTTGTCGGTGTAGCTGGCTTCCTGTTGGTTCTGCGCTCTACGGGACTGTTGCAGTCTCTGGAATGGGCCGCTTATGACCAGATGTTTCGGTGGCGTCCCCCGGAACCCCCGGATGAGCGCATCCTGATTGTGGGAATTGATGAAACGGATATCCGGGAATTCCAAACCTGGCCGATTTCCGATCGCCTCTTAGCCGAACTGTTGCAAAAACTGGATAGCTACTCTCCCCGGGCGATCGGTCTGGATCTCTATCGAGATATTCCCGTGGAACCGGGTCATGCTGAGTTACAACAGGTGTTTGCTACCACCCCGAATCTAATTGGCATTGAAGAGGTCCCCATCGCCACCAACCTAGTTGGGGTCCGTCCTCCCAAAGTCTTGGCCGAATTGGATGCGGTGGGATTTAACAATGTGGCGATCGATTCCGATGGCAAACTCCGTCGTAATCTGCTTTATCTATGGAGTGACGAGAAATCCTACCAAAGTTTTGCCTTAAAGCTCGCCTTGCTCTATCTGGAAGCCGAAGGGATTAAACTTCAACCCTCACCTGAGCATCCCAAGCATTTCCAACTGGGTCCCCGAACCTTTCCCTGGTTTGAACCCAATAATGGACCCTATATCCGCCAAGATAATGGCGGATATCAAGTGCTGGCTAATTTTCATGTGGGGTCCCCGGGTCAGTCTCAACTGGTTCCTTATCGTGAGGTGTCCATGAGGCAGGTTTTACAGGGGGAGGTCCCGGCAGATTGGGTACGCGATCGCGTGGTCTTGATCGGTTCGACGGCGACGAGTCTCAATGATTTTTTCTACACCCCCAATAGTGCCGTATTGTTCCAGGCCCCTAAAAAAGTTTTTGGGGTCCAGCTTCATGCCAATTTTGTCAGCCAAATCCTCAGTGCAGCCTTAGATGACCGTCCTCCCTCAATTTTGTTCTGGTCTGAACCCATTGAATGGCTGTGGATTGTGCTGTGGGCGATCGCCGGTGCCCTCATTAGTTCCACCTGGCGATCGCCGGTTCGCCTTACTGGCACCATCCTCCTGGCTTCCGTCACCCTGTTCGGGACCGCAACGGTTCTCTTTTTCATGGGCTGGTGGGTCCCCTTAATTCCTCCCCTCTTAACCCTCTTATGTTCGGCGGGGTTGCTCACCTCTTATATTGCTTATCATGAAGAAAAATTAAAACGCTCTTTTGCTGAATCCAAAGACTTTTTAGACCAAATTATCAATACTATCCCCGACCCCATCTTTGTGAAGGATCAAAACCATCGCTGGATTGTCTTAAATCAAGCCTATTGTCAACTCATTGGCTATCCTTTACAAGGGGTTCTCGAAAAATCCGATTATGAAATTTTTTCCACCGATGAAGCCAATCTTTTTTGGCAAGAAGATGAATGGGTCTTGACCACAGGTTTACCTCATGAAAATGAAGCCAAGTTAACCGATGCCACAGGAAGCATACATTATATTGCAACAAAACGGTCTTTGCATAAAGATTCAGCGGGTAATGTCTTCTTGGTTGGGGTGATTCGAGATATCACTGAACGCAAAAAAATGGAAGAAGAACTCAAACGAACCGCCTCAGAGTTAGCTCAGTCTTATCAAGAATTAAAAGTTTCAGAAGACCGATTACGCCACCAAGCCTATCATGATACCCTGACCAATCTTCCCAACCGAAAGTTATTTTCAGACCGGCTGAATCAAGCCTTAGAATGGGCGGCGATTAATAACCAAATGCTTGCGGTTTTGTTTATTGATTTAGATGGATTTAAACAAATCAATGATACCCTCGGACATGACAGCGGCGACCTATTATTAAAAGAAGTGGCCAGACGACTGAGCGCCTGTCTGCGGGGGAGTGACACGGTGGCACGTCTGGGGGGAGATGAGTTTACCGTGATTTTACCGGCCATTCCTCGCCCGCAAGATGTGGCAAGTGTGGCACAGAAAATTATGACGACCTTAGGGGAGCCTGTGGCGATCGCCCAAAACTCGATTCAGGTCACCGCTAGTATCGGAATTAGCTTGTACCCCTTGAATGGGGAAGATGCAGATACCTTAATTAAGCTTGCAGATGCGGCAATGTACCGTTCTAAAGAACTCGGTAAAAATCAATATGAATTTTATGAAGTTTCCTAAACTTCAGGACCGGGGAAGATGAAGGAGCCGGGAGCCAGGAGATCGAGGAGTTCTCTGTAAATCCACATCGGCTTAATTTCGCCACCCCAGACCCGCAATTAAACGGGGGGGATATTCGGATTGTTTATGGAAAATATTAATCTATGTTAAGAATTAAATCAATCAATACATAAACAGAATTGTCAAGGTTACTAGACATTTTAGAAAACAGCGATCCATTCACCACAGCCGAGTAAGAGTAAATACGGATAACCCTGAACCTGTGCCGAGTTCAACTTTGGTGAATTTCATTGAAATTCGAGGTTTTCCGCGACACAGCAGGATATCACCCCTCAAAAACTTCCTCGGTAAATCCACGATACGGACCCCAACAAAAATTTTCAGGTACTGGACAAATCCGTGAATCTACTGATAAACTAAATCAACAGGGGACATCTACTAGGAAGGTTATTATATGGGGTCAAGGGTGTTATGTTTACGTTCCTTCGGTCTACTACAATCACTCTATTTTCAATCAGCAGCTTACTAGGGACCGCCCTAGTCGTGACGAGCTTGCAAAGAAGTTTGAGTCCCGAATCGCTCCGGAATACAACCGGCTCGAATCCGGAGATTTCCATTGCCGAATATGAACCGCCAAGACCGGGTAACGGCAAGCCCCAGGGTGAAACACCTGGAGCCGGAACCCGCTACATTTAGTTCTAAGACTTGCCCTCAAGATTTTAGGGATAAACCCTCCCGTTGCTTTACAATCTGGGCTACTCCTGACGCTTCATCTTATATTTATAGGAGAGCCAAACCTACGACTCTTTGAAAGAAATAGCTATCGCGAGAAAGGGCAGAATAATCACAAGGGAACCCTGCGCCAGGATTGGTTCTGAACCACCGTATGAGCTTGCCAATTAGGATCCGTATGGGGATAATCTAACCGATAGTGACCGCCACGACTTTCGGTCCGAAACATGGCACTGGTAAGAATCAAGTACGCAGCATCCAGTAAATTGCGGGTTTCCGACCATTGCACGAGTAGTTCATTGGCATTGGGGATAGAAAAAGAGACTCTATGAACCCCCACCGGATTTAATAAATATTGAGAAATAGGAAGGGCGGCAAATTCAGCTTGCCAAATGTTAATTTGCCGGATCGCCAATTCTAAAGCCGCTTGTCCGCGCACAATTCCCGCACTTTGCCAAACCAGCAACGGTAGCGATCGCCGCAGTTCTTGAATATAAGCCTGCTGTGCCGCTAAATCGGCTCCCAAGCGACTACTCTCTACAGTGACTGTCTCGGGGGGTCCCGAGGCTTCCGGATGTGGCTCAATTTCAATCGCCCCTAACTGAGCACCAAATACGAGACATTCCAGCAGAGAATTACTCGCTAACCGATTGGCACCATGCACTCCGGTATTACTCGTTTCCCCCACCGCATACAAACCGGGAATCGAGGTCCGTCCGTACAAATCCGTCTGAATCCCGCCCATCCAATAATGGGCCGCCGGTGCCACGGGAATGGGTTCCTTAAACAAATCCACTCCCCAAGTTTGACAAACCTGGATAATATTGGGAAAGCGATGGCGAATCGTTTCATCGGGAATCGATCGCAAATCCAGCCAAACGCATCCCGGGCTCGGATCAGTTCCCCAATTCTGGAGATGCATAAAAATTGAACGGCTGACCACATCTCGCGGTGCCAGTTCTCCGGCGGGATGGTAATCAAACATGAAGCGATATCCGCGATCGTCCAGCAAATGAGCGCCCTCACCCCGGACCGCCTCACTGATTAAAAATCTGGGGGCCTCTGCTTTGGTGAGAGCGGTGGGATGAAACTGAAAAAATTCTAAATCTCTTAACAGGGCTCCGGCACGCCATGCCATTGCTACCCCATCCCCGGTACTCACGGAGGGATTAGTCGTTTGAGCGAAGACTTGACCGCCGCCGCCCGTGGCGAGAACTACAGCACCGGCACGGACCCAATAGATCTGACCTTGATAGACCAAGCGCACCCCTTGACAGCGTTCGGTCTCTGGGTCCATCCACAGATTCAACACCACGGCATTTTCGATCGCCTGAATATGGGGACAGCTCAAGACGCGACTGCTCAAGACGCTGACAATGGCTCGACCCGTGGTATCTGCCGCATGAAGCACTCGGCGATGGGAGTGAGCTGCTTCTAGGGTTAAGGCTAGGGTGCCTTGATTGTCTCGGTCAAAGGCCACTCCCAGTTTTAGCAAGTTTTGCACACAGTCCGGTGCTTGTTCGGCGAGAAACTTCACCGCCTCCAGATCACATAACCCAGCACCGGCTTCGAGGGTATCTTGAATATGGAACTTGGGGGAATCATCGGAGGCGATCGCAGCGGCTATACCCCCTTGCGCCCAATCGCTTGCAGACACCGGCAAGCTATCTTTGGCAATCAAACCCACGCGGTAAGTATTGGGGATGCACAAGGCTGAATACAAACCCGCAGCACCTGCACCGACGACCAATACATCAAAAGCGGTGGGTATGCTCTGATTGAGACCGGGATCAAACTGTGACGGATTGCTCAATGAAAAATCGCCCCTTGTCAAGTAGTTGAGCCGATTATATAGGCCAGGGTAAATCATTATGGAGCATTCGGGTCGCTGTCGCGCCCATCTCTCCCTAACCCTCTGGGGTCTTGCAGCGGGGGAAAAGGGCCTACAGCCGATCGCTCATCATGATTTAGCAGCCTTATAGAAGCTCTTTATATTACCTTAATTGACAAAGGACGAAATTAACGAGCTCTGTTCTACCGGAACAGGACCCGGTTTAGTAATAGCCGTTATTGATGCGATCGTCGCCTTCAATTAACGAGACTTCAGGGTCGGTGACGGTAAAATTATCCAGATTGGCTTGTAGCAATTCTTTTTGGCGATCGCTCAGGCCGGAAATGCTTAAAACATCCTCAATTTTCTCGTAGGGAGCATTTTGGACAATTAACCCGGCTAAGGTCGGATACAGCCCCCGATACTGCCGGAAAGCCCGAACGTTGGTGTTATTTAAGTCAATTTTTTCGCCAAACTCCGTCGCCAGCTTCTCATCGACGGGATTGCGATACAGGGGTTGGGAGACTAAGAGGGTGGATTGCCAGGAGATCCCGCTCCAGCCCGCAGCGGCTGCATTTTGAGGAAATCCTAACCATCCCAGACAACCCACGACTAAGCCGAAGACTGCCACTAGGCGAACCAATCTTTGCATAACTTTTTTCCTTTGTTTCTCATAAACAGCCTTTTAATAGAGACTACCATTTTACCTACAGATTTTTTTTGGATTTCTGCTAAATCAGCAGATTTTTTCCCGAGAGGGTCTGTATCCCAAGGGTCGTGATCCCCTGAGAGTCAGGGCAGTGGCTCAACTGCCCCTAAACAGCCGAGCCTATGCCCCAATGGGCTTGAGTTCGGCTTCGGTTTAACGGGGGAATTTTAGGGTTTGGCCGCTTGGGAACGCAAAAAGGCATCCAGGTTGGCAAAGGAGCAAGCATAGGTGATAGTTGGCTTCTCGTACCCCTTGAGATGGACGCTGTGCTGCTTGAACAAGTCCTCATGTCCAGGGACGGTCCGACAGTATTTATAGGTGGTTTCACCCAGAGCAATATCTAGGCCAATTTCTTTAGTGGCGGACTCCAAGCGAAAGGCGGCGTTGACGGTATCTCCTAAGGCGGTGTAGTCTGGGCGATCGCCCGATCCGGTATTGCCGACCATGCCATATCCGGTATTGACTCCGGCCCCTATTCGCAGCGGAAAGGGCAGGGGATAGCGTTTATTCAGGTCTTCGGTAATTTCATACAAGGAATTGAGGGCCTGAAAGATTCGCAGCATCTCTTCGTCACTGACTTCTTGGGTGCTGTGAAACCAGACTGCCATCAC
It encodes:
- a CDS encoding DUF58 domain-containing protein encodes the protein MTVAKPIAARSKKTRIPHRIANWLETHWVTPAYAGWLLLILAIFFFGAATNTMAGWLYVISGVSFALLGTAAILPVRSLRDLQVQRATIEPVSAGEDLTLDLAIANQTAKPKTLVQVEDLIPFVLGKPMKAAIEEIPPNSIHHWVYYYPTQRRGIYRWHEVQLRSATPLGLFWCRRSRQVPAMAVVYPQVLPLSHCPLVDRMGQEDSLLVHSDRRAEMASEGITRTVRPYRYGDPTRLIHWRSSARFGELRVRELEVSTGGQEVIIALDSGSFWNFEDFEAAVIAAASLYCYAERCQLNVRLWTAGTGLVHGNNRVLEALAATQSSEKEPTVGEPPFLPLIWLTQNSASVNQLPRGSRWVFWPSEGQKAPVNPNFLGIEIQADKPLQLQLQSSEG
- the btpA gene encoding photosystem I biogenesis protein BtpA is translated as MDLKQLFKTPNPIIGVVHLLPLPTSPRWGGSLKTVIERAEREATALASGGVDGIIVENFFDAPFTNGQVDPAVVSAMTLIVDRLMNLVTVPIGINVLRNDALSGLAIASCVGASFIRVNVLTGVMATDQGLIEGQAHQLLRYRRELGSEVKILADVLVKHARPLGSPNLTTAVQETIERGLADGVILSGWATGNPPSFEDLELAIAAAKGTPVFIGSGANWENISTLMQAANGVIVCSSLKRHGQLEQPVDPIRVSQFVEATRRSLSLETPPSSLAAIKLHSG
- a CDS encoding vitamin K epoxide reductase family protein, which codes for MRRRRSTPWIYRWSRYIIGAIAVLGALETAFLTVVEFTGSAAAVCPTTGCQIVLESEYAKIFGLPLTLFGFLGYTTMAILAFAPLLVKEETQKDLKSQVDNTTWLLMFAIASSMVVFSLYLTYVMFFTLQAVCPYCLVSAVFSVLLFVLTIIGRDWPDRGQLFFIGIIVGMITLIGALGVYASVNNPGTTVSADNSIVQRPAGRPPSNAGWPISTSSGESEIALAQHLTAVGAKDYSAYWCPFCHEQKELFGKQAMSEIDYVECDPAGQNPRPQLCREAQIQGYPTWIINGEQYSGVRSLSELAELSGYQGPTNFKNVSPGS
- a CDS encoding CHASE2 domain-containing protein, with translation MKIQPLKGPKLLWSSLRQRWQHRLPDWSGSIWLPFKAVVGVAGFLLVLRSTGLLQSLEWAAYDQMFRWRPPEPPDERILIVGIDETDIREFQTWPISDRLLAELLQKLDSYSPRAIGLDLYRDIPVEPGHAELQQVFATTPNLIGIEEVPIATNLVGVRPPKVLAELDAVGFNNVAIDSDGKLRRNLLYLWSDEKSYQSFALKLALLYLEAEGIKLQPSPEHPKHFQLGPRTFPWFEPNNGPYIRQDNGGYQVLANFHVGSPGQSQLVPYREVSMRQVLQGEVPADWVRDRVVLIGSTATSLNDFFYTPNSAVLFQAPKKVFGVQLHANFVSQILSAALDDRPPSILFWSEPIEWLWIVLWAIAGALISSTWRSPVRLTGTILLASVTLFGTATVLFFMGWWVPLIPPLLTLLCSAGLLTSYIAYHEEKLKRSFAESKDFLDQIINTIPDPIFVKDQNHRWIVLNQAYCQLIGYPLQGVLEKSDYEIFSTDEANLFWQEDEWVLTTGLPHENEAKLTDATGSIHYIATKRSLHKDSAGNVFLVGVIRDITERKKMEEELKRTASELAQSYQELKVSEDRLRHQAYHDTLTNLPNRKLFSDRLNQALEWAAINNQMLAVLFIDLDGFKQINDTLGHDSGDLLLKEVARRLSACLRGSDTVARLGGDEFTVILPAIPRPQDVASVAQKIMTTLGEPVAIAQNSIQVTASIGISLYPLNGEDADTLIKLADAAMYRSKELGKNQYEFYEVS
- the nadB gene encoding L-aspartate oxidase encodes the protein MIYPGLYNRLNYLTRGDFSLSNPSQFDPGLNQSIPTAFDVLVVGAGAAGLYSALCIPNTYRVGLIAKDSLPVSASDWAQGGIAAAIASDDSPKFHIQDTLEAGAGLCDLEAVKFLAEQAPDCVQNLLKLGVAFDRDNQGTLALTLEAAHSHRRVLHAADTTGRAIVSVLSSRVLSCPHIQAIENAVVLNLWMDPETERCQGVRLVYQGQIYWVRAGAVVLATGGGGQVFAQTTNPSVSTGDGVAMAWRAGALLRDLEFFQFHPTALTKAEAPRFLISEAVRGEGAHLLDDRGYRFMFDYHPAGELAPRDVVSRSIFMHLQNWGTDPSPGCVWLDLRSIPDETIRHRFPNIIQVCQTWGVDLFKEPIPVAPAAHYWMGGIQTDLYGRTSIPGLYAVGETSNTGVHGANRLASNSLLECLVFGAQLGAIEIEPHPEASGPPETVTVESSRLGADLAAQQAYIQELRRSLPLLVWQSAGIVRGQAALELAIRQINIWQAEFAALPISQYLLNPVGVHRVSFSIPNANELLVQWSETRNLLDAAYLILTSAMFRTESRGGHYRLDYPHTDPNWQAHTVVQNQSWRRVPL
- the psbU gene encoding photosystem II complex extrinsic protein PsbU, with protein sequence MQRLVRLVAVFGLVVGCLGWLGFPQNAAAAGWSGISWQSTLLVSQPLYRNPVDEKLATEFGEKIDLNNTNVRAFRQYRGLYPTLAGLIVQNAPYEKIEDVLSISGLSDRQKELLQANLDNFTVTDPEVSLIEGDDRINNGYY